The Pyrenophora tritici-repentis strain M4 chromosome 9, whole genome shotgun sequence sequence TGGGATCGCTTGAAGGTCCAGGCCAATCTCGAACTCGACGTCTTTGATATCCTCGAAGCGATATGGCTCGGCGAGCTTGAGGATGAAATGCGTCAGTCGCGATGGATCTTGCTGTAGCTTTGGTAGCAAGGCGGCGATCTGGAGGAAGAGCGGTCTTGTCTCTTTCCATATTTGAGACCGATATTCAGAGGTGTTTGTGAAGAGCTCGCATCGCTCAAGTAGATCTGCATCCAGCTCGGTGGTAGGATCTTGGTCGACCTTTTGCAGATGCTCCGAGAGCTCACCGAGTACAGAAGTAGCTGCTGCCATTCTGGACGTTTGCTTAATGCGCGTTGATAGCAGAGATGGATTAAGTCGGGACCTTGACGCTCTTGGTATTCCTAGTCTATTGTGGCGGATAGACTGTGAAGGAAAGTTCTAGCCCCCGCTCATGTGATAACGCGTAGTGTATCGAGCACTAGACGCGTCACTAGCAGTCTGATGTACGGTGAGGCTGAAGTTTCTCAACGTGTATGCTTGCAGATCGGTCCAGGCCACTGCCAGAGGATACTTACGGTGCAGATGCCTTGTTCTTCAAAAGGAAGTCTGTAGGTTAATCTATTAAGATGCAGACTGTTTGGATAAGGGAGAGCACAAGGCGGGGTGCAAGCTCGCCTTTGGGGCCCCACCTCGCCCTAGTCGGCTACTTAAGTAGTTATCCCGGTAAAAGCTGCAGCTGCTCCCCAAATAATTTCCGACTCCGCTACATCCCCAAGACTCTCGCCTGACGACGCCTCAGGCACGATTTTTAACCTAAGGTAGTCCTATAACCACGCGCATTTTAGGAGAAAAGTGATTCAACATGCCGCCAGCAAGAGGAGGGAGGGGTGGTCGCGGCGGTGGACGTGGGGGCGCATTCAATCCCGTGCGAGGGACAGTAACCATTGCTGGCACAGAGCTCAACTGGGATCTGAGTGGCCTCGAAATCCAGAAGGGCCCTGCCGAGCGTTTTCCTGTAAGCATCTGCTTGTCTTTTTTACGGACCATCGCCATCCAGACTATCTTGTCTCGTTATTATGCGTCACCTCTTCTCAAGTCACATTCGTAGTCGCATCTACAGCAGCTTCGCAGCATATATCATGACGCACCTATGGATCAACCACTAAGACATATACAGGACAGACCACCTCCCCAGGCGCCGCCGCCAACCGACGACGAGGCAGACATGGTTAGACATCATCTTTCATTCCGCGATCGCGTACACGAGGGTCCATTCTACACACTCCTGAACGATGGCATGAAGGACGGCCTAAAGCGCAAGGCCAGCGAGCCAGCACCCACCGAAGCTACTTTGTTCGATCCCTTTACCGGCAACCAGACATACTCTGCCAAGTACTTGAAGGTGCGGAGAAGATTGCCAAAACTAGATGAACGGCCATACGGTGAGTTCCGCTGAGTAGGGATGGTCGGTTATTGGCTCATAATTTACAGTTGTCGACCTTTTCCCTGCGGAACTGCGATCCTTATTAGACGGCACACACACCGACGGTAACCCGACTAAGAAGCGTAGGACACTGGGTGGTACCCAGGTCAACCCCCTGTCGGAAATCGAGCGCATGATCAAGTCAGCAGAGGATAAGAACACTGAAGCAAAAGCCCGTGCTGAAGAGGAGGGAGATGAAGAGGtcgaagaggaagaggaagaggaagacgcAGACGAGGAAAAGCCCGAAGCGGTTGGCGAGGATGATAATTATTCCGCCGCATCGACCGACT is a genomic window containing:
- a CDS encoding RNA-pol-3-Rpc31 domain containing protein; this encodes MPPARGGRGGRGGGRGGAFNPVRGTVTIAGTELNWDLSGLEIQKGPAERFPDRPPPQAPPPTDDEADMVRHHLSFRDRVHEGPFYTLLNDGMKDGLKRKASEPAPTEATLFDPFTGNQTYSAKYLKVRRRLPKLDERPYVVDLFPAELRSLLDGTHTDGNPTKKRRTLGGTQPEAVGEDDNYSAASTDSEESDDDYNAEQYFDNGEDDDIDDGDPYQNTYDE